A part of Ktedonobacteraceae bacterium genomic DNA contains:
- a CDS encoding segregation/condensation protein A — protein MLDQTEQLHVDEIVPINGQSTRYVVRLPVFEGPLDLLLHLIEKRQMEITTISLVAVTDQYLEYLRQWQEPDGMPLANMAAFISIASRLLFIKSQSLLPHTSKEEMTGEMESAAAMAEELRAHLLEYKLAKEIAGYLRQREEAGLQTYGRSGLLAGIEAQLDWAPPILLGMEVQTLAQAFQRLLEIHAREEAGKSVLMPAARVRVSERIAAIVSLLSARPSVLLAELIEHEQSRLVIIVTFLAVLEMWKRARIIVRQEALFDSIVLERGERWGEEMDVAEVEE, from the coding sequence ATGCTCGATCAGACAGAACAATTGCATGTTGACGAGATAGTGCCCATCAATGGCCAATCGACCCGCTACGTTGTGCGCCTGCCGGTTTTTGAAGGCCCGCTTGACCTCTTGCTCCACCTCATTGAAAAGCGCCAGATGGAGATCACCACCATCTCGCTGGTAGCGGTGACCGATCAGTACCTCGAATACCTGCGGCAATGGCAGGAGCCTGATGGCATGCCGCTGGCGAATATGGCCGCGTTCATCTCTATCGCCTCGCGCCTGCTGTTCATCAAATCGCAAAGCCTGCTGCCGCATACATCTAAAGAGGAGATGACCGGCGAGATGGAGAGCGCGGCGGCGATGGCGGAAGAATTGCGCGCGCACCTGCTCGAATATAAGCTGGCAAAGGAGATCGCCGGCTATTTACGGCAGCGCGAGGAGGCCGGCCTGCAAACCTACGGGCGTTCCGGCTTACTGGCCGGTATCGAGGCCCAGCTGGATTGGGCGCCTCCCATCCTCCTGGGGATGGAGGTTCAGACGCTGGCCCAGGCTTTCCAGCGCTTGCTGGAGATACACGCCAGAGAAGAGGCCGGCAAGAGCGTGTTGATGCCGGCAGCGCGCGTGCGCGTGAGCGAGCGTATTGCCGCGATTGTAAGCCTTTTGAGCGCGCGCCCCAGTGTGCTGCTCGCAGAACTGATCGAACACGAGCAATCCCGCCTGGTCATCATCGTAACCTTCCTGGCCGTCCTGGAAATGTGGAAGCGAGCGCGTATCATCGTGCGGCAAGAGGCGCTCTTCGACTCAATTGTGCTAGAGCGTGGAGAGCGCTGGGGCGAGGAGATGGACGTGGCGGAGGTGGAGGAGTAG